A single region of the Gossypium arboreum isolate Shixiya-1 chromosome 12, ASM2569848v2, whole genome shotgun sequence genome encodes:
- the LOC108479021 gene encoding uncharacterized protein LOC108479021: MPTLCFLLGRPAEMDDDKFKRRMKKMKRRYSNPTPAVLRITGSVVTMVLLLLTICCGFQLTIEPGRYRAIGARAFHVGISTIIFGFLFLIVGLSILADMLLNISEQLPELSGVHQGQQETRTMSKAIRQGLVTVITMFVILWAMYTGFRLTTESGESKQYLLTVSIGVTTILFGLIYFIIGLAVVQELVLEFFSCSQ; this comes from the exons ATGCCTACTCTTTGTTTCCTCTTGGGAAGACCAGCTGAGATGGATGATGATAAATTTAAGAGAAGGATGAAGAAGATGAAACGCAGGTATTCCAACCCTACGCCTGCAGTGTTGCGTATAACAGGCTCTGTTGTTACCATGGTGTTGCTCTTATTAACCATCTGCTGCGGTTTCCAATTGACCATTGAACCTGGGCGATACCGCGCCATCGGTGCTCGGGCTTTCCATGTTGGCATCTCCACCATAATCTTCGGCTTTCTATTCCTGATCGTTGGCCTTTCCATTCTGGCTGACATGCTTTTGAATATATCAGAACAGTTGCCGGAGCTATCTGGCGTCCATCAAG GACAACAGGAGACAAGGACGATGTCGAAAGCAATAAGGCAAGGCCTGGTAACTGTAATCACCATGTTCGTGATATTGTGGGCAATGTACACCGGATTTAGGCTTACAACCGAATCAGGAGAGAGCAAACAATACCTCCTTACGGTTTCCATCGGAGTCACCACCATTTTATTTGgcttaatttatttcattatcggACTCGCTGTTGTTCAGGAGCTTGTATTAGAATTTTTTTCCTGTTCTCAATAG